The sequence ATGGAGATGAGCTTTATGTAAAAGAAGAAAATGATATCGTAAAAGAATATTCAGAGGTTTCAAAGGTTCCTTTTAAAGTTGAAGCCGAATTTCATACTCTTGTGTCAAAACCTTTAACAAAACTCCTAATCATCAATCAGCCAGAGGTTATAGATCTAATTGCAATCGACTTACAGCAAAAAATTGGCGACCAGGTTCATATCACAAAATCAAAACCATACTTCTTAGAAATTGTTCATAAGGAAGCTACAAAAGGACATGCATTACAGTTTTTAGCCCAGCATTATGGTTGTGATATATCTGAAGTTATTGCCATCGGAGACAGCTGGAACGATCACGAAATGTTAGAAGTAGCTGGATTAGGTGTAGCTATGAATAACGCGGTTCCTACGTTGAAGGAAATTGCTAATTATATCACACATAGTAATAATGAAGATGGCGTGAAACACGTCATTGATAAATTTATTTTAAACGCTGATTAAAAAAATCTCACTCTAAATAGCGAGATTTTTTAATACTATATTTCATGACTATTATCCAGCCTCTGCAATTTCAAGTGCAGAATATATAATGATAATTAATAGAATAAAAAGAACTAATACGAAAGCTAAGCCATTTCCACTATAACTAGTATATGCACTCATACTAATCCCTCCTTTTCATAGAAATAGTATATTCTATGAATTTGAAGTTTGTTTTGTATGGACGAATATTACAGGCTACAATAAAATGTGCGTGAGTTTATACCTTTTTAAAAATAAAACCGTCAGAAGAAGGTAGAGTTAATTTTGTACCTATTAGGGCGGCTTTTTATTTTAACTTGTTAAGGATGAATTATACAAAATCTTTTAGAAAAGCTAAAAAATACTTAAGTTCCATTCTTGTGATAACCGAGTTAACAATCTTATCCCAGCAATACTATTCCCCTTATAATCTAACGCTGGTCCAATCACTCCAATTCCCATATTAGGAGCAACAGC comes from Chengkuizengella sediminis and encodes:
- a CDS encoding Cof-type HAD-IIB family hydrolase gives rise to the protein MKYKMVAIDVDDTLINDDRIVTEATKEALIKAIKQDVVITLATGRMFASAKQIAKQINLNVPLITYQGSLVKNLLDEEIIYERSVPEAISDYVFKYAVENKHHLQVYHGDELYVKEENDIVKEYSEVSKVPFKVEAEFHTLVSKPLTKLLIINQPEVIDLIAIDLQQKIGDQVHITKSKPYFLEIVHKEATKGHALQFLAQHYGCDISEVIAIGDSWNDHEMLEVAGLGVAMNNAVPTLKEIANYITHSNNEDGVKHVIDKFILNAD
- the yjcZ gene encoding sporulation protein YjcZ: MSAYTSYSGNGLAFVLVLFILLIIIIYSALEIAEAG